Proteins from one Deltaproteobacteria bacterium genomic window:
- a CDS encoding methyl-accepting chemotaxis protein: MRFLDRISIRNFMLAAIGFLVLALAILSAWNTVWSYQKYKETTRVGEANALSGHLLDAAGFAALERGTTFMALSSEKPAENAIVLRIEGVRKQLDGSLKAAMDLSRDLIEDDPGNHLLIARIKELERLGSELPNTRAKVDSNIGRAMKDYPASEWFRFATSLIDAASEARLAAFASNASTDTNQEALRMNLEVKQAVWLMGEYAGRERAALAGAVSKRAPVDDETREKLNTFRAITDINLKPVLRLKETQGIDPKVTEAVSKMESTFLGSFASVRSSVMAASATGDYGITGREWIEESTKGIDTILEVSAAVGEMVDSRIAADLRASKAIMVVSAATLIIILFLGIGSALVIKGKVVMPLHYLSEAMSKVERTNDLTLKLDLTSEDESGKAAAAFNRMLERFRFIVNELHTSIAQLASSSEELSATAVQIAGGSQSQSSKANQVSTAAQEMSATIIEVVKNVSGAAEAAREASEVAVGGGEIVSETIESMNGIAKSARESSETISKLGSRSEEIGNIISVINDIADQTNLLALNAAIEAARAGEQGRGFAVVADEVRKLAEKTMKATKEIGVMITAMQEETGKAISSMEHEVRAVEKGVKLAKAAGQSLQEIVEKVGGVTSRMHQVAAAAEQQSTTTDQISGDVATMANVITDTSASAQQIARASEEIAELATGLKAKVEVFNISSKRRGNDASTAFADPASDEYAA; the protein is encoded by the coding sequence ATGAGATTTTTGGACCGTATCAGCATCAGGAACTTCATGTTAGCGGCAATAGGCTTCCTTGTCCTGGCTCTCGCAATCCTTTCCGCATGGAATACTGTCTGGAGCTACCAGAAATACAAGGAGACTACCCGCGTGGGTGAGGCCAACGCGCTTTCAGGCCACCTCCTTGACGCCGCCGGGTTCGCGGCGCTGGAAAGGGGGACGACCTTCATGGCCCTCTCCTCTGAAAAGCCTGCCGAGAACGCGATCGTACTCAGGATCGAAGGGGTAAGGAAGCAGCTGGACGGTTCGCTGAAGGCTGCCATGGACCTTTCCCGGGACCTGATTGAGGACGACCCTGGGAACCATCTTCTCATAGCCCGGATCAAGGAGCTTGAAAGGCTCGGCTCCGAGCTGCCGAATACAAGGGCGAAGGTCGATTCCAACATTGGCAGGGCAATGAAGGACTACCCGGCCAGCGAATGGTTCAGGTTCGCCACCTCTCTCATAGACGCTGCATCGGAAGCCAGGCTCGCCGCCTTCGCCTCAAACGCCAGCACAGATACCAACCAGGAAGCCCTCAGGATGAACCTGGAAGTAAAGCAGGCGGTCTGGCTCATGGGCGAGTACGCGGGCAGGGAGCGTGCCGCGCTGGCGGGGGCCGTGTCCAAGCGGGCCCCGGTTGACGACGAAACCCGCGAGAAGCTCAACACGTTCCGCGCCATAACCGATATCAACCTTAAGCCGGTCCTCCGCCTCAAGGAAACTCAGGGCATTGACCCGAAGGTGACGGAGGCTGTTTCCAAGATGGAGTCCACCTTCCTCGGAAGTTTCGCGAGCGTGCGGAGCTCCGTGATGGCCGCAAGCGCTACGGGCGACTACGGCATAACCGGCAGGGAGTGGATAGAAGAGAGCACGAAGGGCATAGATACGATACTCGAAGTCTCGGCAGCCGTGGGCGAGATGGTCGATTCCCGGATAGCCGCAGACCTCAGGGCATCAAAGGCCATTATGGTCGTCTCGGCGGCGACTCTCATTATCATCCTCTTTTTAGGGATCGGCTCTGCCCTGGTGATCAAGGGCAAGGTGGTCATGCCGCTACATTACCTCTCGGAGGCGATGTCGAAGGTGGAGCGCACTAACGACCTGACCCTCAAGCTCGATCTTACATCGGAAGACGAGAGCGGCAAGGCTGCCGCCGCCTTTAACCGCATGCTCGAAAGGTTCCGCTTCATCGTGAACGAGCTGCATACGTCGATAGCGCAGCTCGCTTCGTCATCGGAAGAGCTATCGGCCACCGCCGTCCAGATAGCCGGGGGCTCGCAGTCGCAGAGCTCGAAGGCCAACCAGGTCTCGACCGCAGCCCAGGAGATGAGCGCCACGATTATCGAGGTCGTAAAGAACGTCTCCGGCGCTGCGGAGGCCGCCAGGGAGGCGAGCGAGGTCGCCGTGGGCGGCGGGGAGATAGTCTCGGAAACCATCGAGTCCATGAACGGCATAGCCAAATCGGCCCGTGAATCGAGCGAGACGATATCGAAGCTCGGCAGCCGCTCCGAGGAGATAGGCAACATCATAAGCGTCATAAACGACATAGCCGACCAGACCAACCTCCTGGCCCTGAACGCGGCCATAGAGGCCGCGAGGGCCGGCGAGCAGGGGCGCGGCTTCGCCGTGGTCGCCGACGAGGTCAGGAAACTGGCGGAGAAGACCATGAAGGCAACCAAGGAGATCGGCGTGATGATAACCGCCATGCAGGAAGAGACCGGGAAGGCGATCTCCTCGATGGAGCACGAGGTCAGGGCCGTGGAAAAAGGTGTGAAGCTCGCCAAGGCCGCGGGCCAGTCACTCCAGGAGATCGTCGAGAAGGTCGGAGGTGTGACGTCCAGGATGCACCAGGTCGCGGCAGCTGCCGAGCAGCAGTCTACCACGACCGATCAGATAAGCGGCGACGTTGCGACGATGGCTAACGTGATAACCGACACCTCCGCAAGCGCCCAGCAGATAGCCAGGGCGAGCGAGGAGATAGCTGAGCTTGCAACCGGGCTCAAAGCGAAAGTCGAGGTCTTCAATATCAGCAGCAAACGCCGTGGCAACGATGCCTCTACCGCTTTTGCCGACCCCGCGTCGGATGAGTACGCGGCTTAG
- a CDS encoding SoxR reducing system RseC family protein yields MEEHGTIIRKDGDRVSIRATRTGACESCSSKKSCATAGAADAEVVVEAIDPVGVKVGDKVVFSVSAGSVLKAGALLYLFPILSFIAGVALGQSVFPRFLPGYHPDLVSGMAGAVFLAAAFGLLKGLSFLSERGRSFRPRVLRVE; encoded by the coding sequence ATGGAAGAGCACGGCACAATAATACGGAAGGACGGGGACAGGGTGTCCATAAGGGCGACGAGGACGGGCGCGTGTGAAAGCTGCTCTTCGAAGAAGTCCTGCGCTACCGCGGGGGCGGCCGATGCCGAGGTCGTCGTCGAGGCCATAGACCCGGTAGGCGTCAAGGTCGGGGACAAAGTCGTATTCTCAGTTAGCGCGGGCTCGGTTTTGAAGGCCGGGGCGCTCCTGTACCTCTTCCCCATACTTAGTTTCATAGCCGGGGTGGCGCTCGGCCAGTCGGTATTCCCGAGATTCCTGCCCGGCTACCATCCTGACCTCGTCTCCGGCATGGCCGGGGCGGTCTTTTTAGCCGCCGCCTTCGGCTTGCTTAAAGGCTTGAGCTTCCTTTCCGAGCGCGGCAGGTCTTTCAGGCCCCGCGTCCTGAGAGTCGAATAA
- the smpB gene encoding SsrA-binding protein SmpB produces the protein MSIDIVTQNRKAYHDYFIEETFEAGIILTGTEVKSLRAGKANLKDGYAKIMGEEAFLLNAHISPYSKADGFQQHEPDRTRKLLLHKREIRRLLGKTREKGYTLIPTKIYFKDGKAKVELGLAKGKTFYDKRESIKKRDVKREMEKALSKRGKS, from the coding sequence GTGTCTATAGATATAGTCACCCAGAACAGGAAGGCTTACCACGATTATTTCATAGAGGAGACCTTCGAGGCCGGCATAATCCTCACCGGCACGGAGGTAAAATCGCTCAGGGCGGGGAAGGCCAACCTGAAGGACGGCTACGCCAAGATAATGGGCGAGGAGGCGTTCTTGCTGAACGCCCACATAAGCCCCTACTCTAAGGCTGACGGCTTCCAGCAGCACGAGCCGGACAGGACCCGAAAGCTCCTTCTCCACAAGAGGGAGATAAGAAGGCTTCTCGGGAAGACGCGCGAAAAGGGCTACACCCTCATACCTACCAAGATATATTTCAAGGACGGCAAGGCCAAGGTGGAATTGGGGCTCGCAAAAGGAAAGACTTTCTACGACAAGCGCGAGAGCATAAAGAAGCGGGACGTAAAGAGGGAGATGGAAAAGGCCCTCAGCAAGCGCGGGAAGAGCTGA
- a CDS encoding holin family protein has product MPEPVINSIVQGTLGRVIDRLADKYLPSSVSEKEREEFRIRAMELALREAEAHANALESVNATIREEGRSEHWMRWSWRPLIGFTFAGVVVNNYILLPYFRNLGLQPIEIPSGIWESMLVILGVAAGTRGLEKWARERK; this is encoded by the coding sequence ATGCCTGAGCCGGTTATCAATAGCATAGTCCAGGGCACTCTCGGCAGGGTCATAGACAGGCTTGCGGATAAATACCTGCCTTCTTCTGTAAGCGAGAAGGAGCGGGAGGAGTTCCGCATAAGGGCCATGGAGCTGGCGTTGAGGGAGGCCGAGGCACATGCAAATGCCCTTGAGTCCGTGAACGCCACCATCAGGGAAGAAGGCAGAAGCGAGCACTGGATGAGATGGTCCTGGCGCCCCCTTATCGGATTCACGTTCGCGGGTGTCGTCGTCAACAACTATATACTTTTGCCTTACTTCAGGAATCTCGGCCTGCAGCCTATCGAAATACCCTCGGGCATATGGGAGTCGATGCTGGTGATACTGGGTGTCGCCGCAGGCACAAGGGGGCTCGAGAAGTGGGCCCGGGAAAGGAAGTGA
- a CDS encoding helix-hairpin-helix domain-containing protein — MALNLNNASIEDLANICGISRERAQLLLDYREEYGEFRTWDDVRSVPGFSQQVIEQLKRQGASFNGRKR; from the coding sequence ATGGCTTTGAACCTTAACAATGCCAGCATAGAAGACCTTGCAAATATCTGCGGGATAAGCAGGGAGAGGGCCCAGCTGCTCCTCGATTACAGAGAGGAATACGGGGAGTTCAGGACCTGGGACGACGTTAGAAGCGTACCTGGGTTTTCCCAGCAGGTGATAGAGCAGCTTAAAAGGCAGGGGGCTTCTTTCAATGGTAGGAAGAGATAA
- a CDS encoding ribonuclease H-like YkuK family protein translates to MESTCHRSFQDFTSPTFGRLGIDEMFDKVIEYVSENPDQTYNVIIGTDSFLNSETLFVSAVVVHRVGHGGRYFYKKSQRRKLESLKQRIFYEATMSIELASVLRKMLNEKGLKDLPLEIHLDIGENGETREIIKEVVGMVTGSGYAARTKPDSFGASKVADRHSK, encoded by the coding sequence ATGGAATCTACTTGTCACAGGAGCTTCCAGGATTTCACAAGTCCCACCTTCGGCCGTCTGGGCATCGACGAAATGTTCGATAAGGTCATAGAGTACGTCAGCGAGAACCCGGACCAGACCTATAACGTAATAATCGGCACCGATTCATTTCTAAACAGCGAGACCCTGTTCGTAAGCGCCGTGGTCGTCCACCGGGTCGGCCACGGCGGCAGGTACTTCTACAAGAAGTCGCAGCGACGAAAACTGGAGAGCCTGAAGCAGCGCATCTTCTACGAGGCGACCATGAGCATAGAGCTTGCATCAGTGCTCCGGAAGATGCTGAACGAAAAGGGGCTCAAGGACCTGCCTCTTGAGATACACCTCGATATCGGCGAAAACGGCGAGACCAGGGAGATAATAAAGGAAGTGGTCGGCATGGTGACAGGCTCCGGCTACGCGGCAAGGACCAAACCCGACTCTTTCGGCGCAAGCAAGGTGGCCGACAGGCACTCGAAATAA
- a CDS encoding DUF3047 domain-containing protein, with product MRSRPSQRPFSFFLFAAVLLFSSSIAAYVHAEALKHAFLETFSDPDHATGLPGNWSPFEFPQKKGTLYKVVENTGNYVLMADSELGASALYVKFSADPREFPLISWRWKVDNVLSGDERVRDGDDYAARLCVIFEYEPEKASSYEKLKQALAKTVLSLEPAGNTIAYVWAGGLGKGEAIESPFTESMMMVAVESGPELAGRWVHEERNVLDDYRTLFGEEPPPIAGIAVMTDTDNTKSRAVAYYDDITLKHLNGGADVKP from the coding sequence ATGCGATCCAGGCCCTCACAGCGTCCCTTTTCGTTTTTCCTTTTCGCGGCGGTCCTCCTCTTTTCATCCTCGATCGCTGCCTACGTCCATGCCGAAGCCCTGAAACACGCCTTTCTTGAGACGTTCTCCGACCCGGACCATGCGACCGGGCTTCCCGGGAACTGGAGCCCTTTCGAGTTTCCGCAGAAAAAAGGCACCTTGTACAAGGTCGTTGAGAATACCGGTAATTACGTCCTCATGGCCGATAGCGAGCTCGGGGCATCGGCCCTGTATGTTAAGTTCAGCGCGGACCCAAGGGAGTTTCCACTCATATCCTGGAGATGGAAGGTGGATAACGTGCTTTCCGGGGACGAAAGGGTGAGGGACGGGGACGACTACGCGGCGAGGCTCTGCGTGATATTCGAGTACGAGCCCGAAAAGGCCTCCTCCTATGAGAAACTTAAGCAGGCGCTCGCAAAGACCGTTTTGAGCCTTGAGCCGGCCGGCAACACGATAGCCTACGTCTGGGCAGGCGGCCTCGGGAAAGGGGAGGCCATAGAAAGCCCGTTCACCGAGAGCATGATGATGGTAGCCGTCGAAAGCGGCCCCGAGCTTGCGGGCCGCTGGGTGCATGAGGAAAGGAACGTCCTCGATGACTACAGGACCCTTTTCGGAGAGGAGCCCCCGCCCATAGCCGGGATAGCCGTAATGACAGACACGGATAACACGAAAAGCAGGGCCGTGGCATACTATGACGATATAACGCTCAAGCACCTGAACGGAGGCGCGGATGTCAAGCCTTAA
- a CDS encoding flavin reductase family protein — protein sequence MSSLKEEISKAESLISHGVYVISTVYEGRANALTAAWVARASFVPPLVTVSVGKARFSHDMIRNSGIFAVNILGPEDISIGKHFGLKTGRKTDKFEGVKYETKATGAPVLIECAAWLDCKVASSHDAGDHTLFIGEAVDAGVRRPGARPLIYERESFFK from the coding sequence ATGTCAAGCCTTAAGGAGGAGATATCAAAGGCTGAGAGCCTCATAAGCCACGGGGTATACGTAATAAGCACCGTGTATGAGGGCAGGGCCAACGCGCTAACGGCAGCCTGGGTCGCCAGGGCCTCGTTCGTGCCGCCCCTTGTGACCGTCTCGGTCGGGAAGGCCCGGTTCTCGCATGACATGATACGGAACTCGGGAATATTCGCGGTCAACATACTCGGCCCGGAAGACATAAGCATTGGGAAACACTTCGGCCTGAAGACCGGCAGAAAGACCGACAAGTTCGAGGGCGTCAAATACGAGACAAAGGCCACGGGCGCCCCGGTCCTCATCGAATGCGCCGCATGGCTCGACTGCAAGGTCGCCTCGTCCCATGACGCAGGAGACCACACCCTCTTTATCGGGGAGGCCGTGGATGCCGGCGTGAGGAGGCCAGGGGCAAGGCCGCTTATCTACGAGAGGGAAAGTTTTTTCAAATAA
- the ligA gene encoding NAD-dependent DNA ligase LigA: protein MDEKAARAEIDRLRKEINYHNYRYYILDSPVITDAEYDRLMKALQDLEAAFPHLITPDSPTQRVGEKPLAAFGTLKHSIPMLSLGNAFSDEDAIEFDARIKRQANLPPDEKVEYVGEPKMDGLAVELVYEDGLFARGSTRGDGVVGEDVTQNLRTIRSVPLKLSGKAPAYLEVRGEVFLPLEAFRKINRERESKGEPLFANPRNAAAGSVRQLDPRITASRPLDIFCYGLGLAEGAEIKTHFESLELIKKLGLKVNPFVKRLSGIEEALRYHHEIEEKREGLNYELDGAVLKVNSIALQERLGMLTRSPRWAIAYKFAPKQESTRVKDILVGVGRTGALTPVALLEPVQVGGVTIERATLHNLDEIERKDVRSGDTVIVQRAGDVIPEVLTVIKEKRPPQAKEFRMPEECPDCGSKVERVGAIHYCTGGLLCPAQLKESIRHFASKRAMDIEGMGEKHVEQFVEAGLIKDVADIYIELTPDNLRNLAKWKDKSISNLVTAVEKSKRPTLEKLIYALGIKGVGERLAMVLGKQFGSLENLMKAHEEELIAVPEIGPGTAKAVVDFFREPHNRQVIEKLKKAGVVFPKEEEKGKGPLAGRVFLFTGALESFTRDEAKDLVTALGGEAAGTVSKKVDFVVAGAEPGSKYDKARELGLKIIDEDEFRRMVGK from the coding sequence ATGGACGAAAAAGCCGCCAGGGCCGAGATAGACCGGCTGAGAAAAGAGATAAATTACCATAATTACCGCTATTATATCCTGGATAGCCCCGTAATAACAGATGCCGAGTACGATCGGCTCATGAAGGCCCTCCAGGACCTCGAAGCGGCCTTCCCTCATCTGATAACCCCGGACTCACCCACCCAGAGGGTGGGTGAGAAGCCCCTAGCGGCCTTCGGGACCCTCAAGCACTCCATACCCATGCTCTCCCTCGGAAACGCGTTCTCCGACGAGGACGCGATCGAGTTTGACGCCAGGATAAAAAGGCAGGCGAATCTCCCGCCTGATGAGAAAGTAGAATACGTTGGTGAGCCCAAGATGGACGGGCTCGCGGTGGAGCTTGTATACGAGGACGGCTTATTTGCCAGGGGCTCTACCAGGGGCGACGGTGTAGTGGGTGAAGACGTAACGCAGAACCTGAGGACCATACGCTCTGTGCCGCTTAAGCTATCGGGCAAGGCGCCCGCCTACCTTGAGGTCCGGGGCGAGGTATTCCTCCCTCTTGAGGCCTTCAGGAAAATAAACCGGGAACGCGAGTCAAAGGGAGAGCCGCTTTTCGCAAACCCGAGGAACGCGGCTGCCGGGTCAGTGCGGCAGCTTGATCCGAGGATCACGGCTTCAAGGCCCCTCGATATATTCTGCTACGGGCTCGGACTTGCCGAAGGGGCGGAGATAAAGACTCATTTCGAGTCGCTTGAGCTCATAAAAAAGCTCGGGCTCAAGGTAAACCCGTTCGTCAAGCGTCTTTCCGGGATAGAAGAGGCCTTGAGATACCATCACGAGATAGAGGAGAAAAGGGAGGGGCTCAATTACGAGCTCGACGGCGCGGTCTTGAAGGTCAACAGCATCGCCCTCCAGGAACGGCTGGGCATGCTCACAAGGAGCCCGCGCTGGGCGATCGCGTACAAGTTCGCGCCAAAGCAGGAATCGACCCGCGTTAAAGATATATTGGTGGGAGTGGGGAGGACCGGGGCGCTTACCCCTGTTGCGCTCCTTGAGCCTGTCCAGGTCGGGGGCGTGACGATCGAGCGCGCTACCCTCCATAACCTCGACGAGATTGAGAGGAAGGACGTGAGGTCCGGAGACACCGTCATCGTGCAGAGGGCAGGGGACGTTATACCCGAGGTCCTTACGGTAATAAAAGAAAAGAGGCCACCCCAAGCTAAAGAGTTCCGGATGCCGGAGGAGTGCCCGGATTGCGGGTCTAAGGTGGAGAGGGTCGGAGCCATACATTACTGCACCGGGGGGCTCCTCTGCCCGGCGCAGCTAAAGGAGAGCATAAGGCACTTCGCCTCCAAAAGGGCCATGGACATCGAAGGCATGGGGGAGAAGCATGTAGAGCAGTTCGTGGAGGCGGGCCTCATTAAGGACGTGGCCGACATCTACATAGAGCTTACGCCGGATAACCTCCGTAACCTTGCCAAATGGAAGGATAAGTCCATATCCAATCTCGTCACGGCCGTTGAAAAAAGCAAAAGGCCGACGCTCGAGAAGCTCATTTACGCCCTCGGCATAAAGGGCGTGGGCGAGCGGCTCGCGATGGTGCTGGGAAAGCAATTCGGGTCTCTCGAAAACCTCATGAAGGCTCATGAGGAAGAGCTTATCGCTGTGCCGGAGATAGGACCCGGCACAGCGAAGGCGGTAGTTGACTTTTTCCGGGAGCCGCATAACCGGCAGGTCATTGAGAAGCTTAAGAAGGCCGGAGTCGTATTCCCGAAAGAGGAGGAGAAGGGAAAAGGCCCGCTCGCGGGCAGGGTCTTCCTCTTTACCGGAGCGCTCGAATCCTTTACGAGGGATGAGGCAAAGGACCTCGTGACCGCGCTCGGCGGGGAGGCGGCAGGGACCGTCTCCAAGAAAGTGGATTTCGTTGTCGCAGGCGCGGAGCCTGGCTCAAAGTACGACAAGGCCAGAGAACTTGGCTTGAAGATAATAGACGAGGACGAGTTCAGGAGGATGGTGGGGAAGTAG
- the rplM gene encoding 50S ribosomal protein L13, with protein sequence MKTFIPKVDANAKKWYLVDAKGENLGRLATRIATVLRGKHRPTYTPYLDTGDFVVVINAEKIAVTGQKMTGKVYYHHSMYPGGLKSVPLEKLSSGKPDEVIRKAVWGMLPKGPLGRDMFKKLKVYTGDKHPHQAQGPVALAK encoded by the coding sequence ATGAAGACATTCATTCCAAAAGTAGACGCAAACGCGAAGAAATGGTACCTTGTAGACGCCAAGGGGGAGAACCTCGGCAGGCTTGCAACCCGCATAGCCACGGTGCTCCGGGGCAAGCACAGGCCCACTTACACCCCTTACCTCGATACCGGTGATTTCGTCGTCGTAATAAACGCCGAAAAGATAGCCGTGACCGGGCAGAAGATGACCGGCAAGGTCTATTACCACCACAGCATGTACCCCGGCGGTTTGAAATCCGTCCCGCTCGAGAAGCTCTCCTCCGGGAAGCCGGATGAGGTCATCCGGAAGGCGGTATGGGGGATGCTCCCCAAGGGGCCGCTCGGCAGGGACATGTTCAAGAAGCTCAAGGTATACACCGGGGACAAGCACCCCCATCAGGCCCAGGGCCCGGTCGCCCTGGCCAAATAA
- the rpsI gene encoding 30S ribosomal protein S9, protein MADVFSAVGRRKTSVARVRLLAGAGDITVNRKSVNEFFSRDTLRSIVRQPLNLTETSAKFSVIANVNGGGESGQAGAVRHGIARALCLADESFRGVLKKAGLITRDPRMKERKKYGQKGARKRFQFSKR, encoded by the coding sequence ATGGCAGACGTATTCAGCGCAGTCGGCAGACGCAAGACCTCGGTCGCAAGGGTAAGGCTCCTTGCCGGGGCCGGCGATATAACTGTTAACAGGAAGAGCGTGAACGAGTTCTTCAGCCGCGACACCCTGAGGAGCATCGTAAGGCAGCCCTTGAACCTTACCGAGACCTCCGCGAAGTTCAGCGTGATAGCCAACGTGAACGGCGGCGGCGAAAGCGGCCAGGCAGGCGCCGTAAGGCACGGCATAGCCAGGGCCCTCTGCCTTGCCGACGAGTCCTTCAGGGGCGTTTTGAAGAAGGCGGGCCTCATCACCAGGGACCCGAGGATGAAGGAAAGGAAGAAGTACGGCCAGAAAGGCGCGAGGAAACGGTTCCAGTTCTCCAAGAGGTAA
- the argC gene encoding N-acetyl-gamma-glutamyl-phosphate reductase — MKVSIFGASGYTGLELLRILALHDGAEVVEATSRQYKGKTVSEVFPALRGFYDNLVFSDPEDVKAVKADLAFSAMPHGASQEVVPELLKGSKVIDLSADFRLRDPGVYKAWYGEHKSVNLLSQAVYGLPELKREEIKGARLIANPGCYPTSAVLALAPLAKKGFLAEGTVIIDSKSGLSGAGRNAGLETSFVEVASGFKAYKVGCHRHTPEIEQELSTAAGSTLGVRFTPHLIPASRGILTTAYAGLNEELTSSALFSLYREFYSGERFVRLLPQGSFPDISQVRGSNFCDIGLFADGKRVVVVSAIDNLVKGASGQAVQNMNLMFGFPEEKALLTPPLSV, encoded by the coding sequence ATGAAAGTCTCTATTTTCGGCGCGAGCGGATACACCGGGCTGGAGCTGCTGAGGATACTTGCCCTGCACGACGGTGCAGAGGTGGTTGAGGCCACATCCAGGCAGTACAAAGGAAAGACCGTATCCGAGGTATTCCCGGCCCTCAGGGGCTTCTACGACAACCTGGTATTCAGCGACCCCGAGGACGTGAAGGCGGTAAAGGCCGACCTCGCCTTCAGCGCCATGCCTCACGGCGCATCCCAGGAGGTCGTGCCGGAGCTCTTGAAAGGCTCGAAGGTCATCGACTTAAGCGCTGATTTTCGCCTCCGCGACCCCGGCGTCTACAAGGCGTGGTACGGAGAGCACAAGTCCGTTAATCTTCTTTCGCAGGCGGTCTACGGGCTTCCCGAGCTTAAGAGGGAGGAGATAAAAGGGGCGCGCCTTATAGCAAACCCCGGGTGCTATCCGACGAGCGCGGTCCTGGCGCTTGCCCCCCTTGCGAAAAAGGGCTTTCTTGCCGAAGGCACGGTCATCATAGATTCAAAGAGCGGCCTATCCGGGGCCGGAAGAAACGCGGGCCTTGAGACGTCTTTCGTAGAGGTCGCCTCGGGCTTCAAGGCATACAAGGTCGGCTGCCACAGGCACACACCCGAGATTGAGCAGGAGCTTTCAACCGCGGCAGGAAGCACGCTCGGGGTGCGTTTTACCCCGCACCTCATACCGGCCTCAAGGGGCATACTCACGACAGCGTACGCGGGGCTCAATGAAGAGCTGACCTCATCCGCCCTCTTTTCGCTCTACAGGGAATTCTACTCGGGTGAGAGGTTCGTAAGGCTCCTGCCCCAGGGCTCCTTCCCGGACATAAGCCAGGTGCGGGGGTCGAACTTCTGCGACATAGGCCTTTTTGCCGACGGCAAAAGGGTCGTCGTGGTCTCGGCCATAGACAACCTCGTCAAGGGCGCCTCAGGCCAGGCCGTGCAGAACATGAACCTGATGTTCGGCTTCCCGGAGGAAAAGGCCCTCCTTACGCCGCCCCTTTCCGTCTGA
- a CDS encoding MarC family protein, whose protein sequence is MEPAASFMHDFFLVLIPLFVAMEPVGLIPIYLAMTRAMDSGQKRNVLFYSVVTAAAITIAFLMVGRAVFLALGITISDFQIAGGLILLSIAIVDIVHTARMVPGMPVTIGVGIVPIGTPLIAGPAALTTLLMLSDLYGFTVTLSALLVNLFIVWLVFFFAERIVGYIGENGALGVSKVISLLLAAIAVMMIRRGLETLFF, encoded by the coding sequence ATGGAACCTGCCGCATCGTTCATGCACGATTTTTTCCTGGTCCTTATCCCGCTCTTTGTGGCAATGGAGCCGGTAGGGCTCATTCCCATCTATCTCGCGATGACAAGGGCCATGGATAGCGGGCAGAAGAGGAACGTGCTCTTCTACTCGGTCGTGACCGCCGCCGCAATAACCATAGCATTCCTGATGGTGGGGAGGGCCGTTTTCCTGGCCCTCGGCATAACCATATCGGATTTCCAGATAGCGGGCGGCCTCATTCTCCTTTCCATAGCCATCGTCGATATAGTCCATACCGCACGGATGGTGCCAGGCATGCCGGTAACGATAGGAGTAGGGATAGTCCCAATAGGAACGCCACTCATAGCGGGGCCCGCGGCGCTTACAACACTTTTAATGCTGAGCGATCTTTACGGCTTTACCGTAACGCTCTCGGCCTTGCTCGTTAACCTCTTCATCGTCTGGCTCGTATTCTTCTTTGCCGAAAGGATAGTGGGCTACATAGGGGAGAACGGCGCGCTTGGAGTCTCGAAGGTAATATCCCTTCTCCTTGCGGCCATAGCCGTCATGATGATACGGAGGGGGCTGGAGACGCTCTTTTTCTAG